The genomic window GGGTGAGGCCAGCCGCCACCTTGTCGGCTTTGCGAACGGTGTATACGACCTGAACGCCAAAACGTTCCGGGCGCACAAGGCCGAGGACTGGCTGACGACCCATAACGGTATTAGCTACACACCACCGTTGCCCGGCGAAACGCCGAAAGCGCATGCGCCGATAGCGAAGAGCGTAAAGCCGCTTGCATCAAGGCAGTGCTGTTTATGGTACTGGCAAACCGCTATGACTGGCAGCTTTTTTGGAGGTAACCGGCACCGGGGGGGGAGTGGAAAAAGCGTCTTTACCGGTATTGCAACGCTGCTGGCCGGGGAGCACAACGCGGAAAGCGGCAGCATGGCGGCATTGGATAGCGCCCGCGAGCGTGAACCGTTTGTTGGCAAGAGTCTAATCACCTTGCCCGACCAGGTGCGCTACGTCGGGGCGGGTGCAGGTATCAAGACGGTAACCGGGAGCGATAGTGTGCTGATTGACCCCAAGCACCTTAAGCCCTACAGCCTTGTGCTAAAAGCCGTGGTGATTATTATCGACAACGA from Sodalis glossinidius str. 'morsitans' includes these protein-coding regions:
- a CDS encoding DUF5906 domain-containing protein; translated protein: MKRQMAQIFCENEATFSPRDITNAVDTMKWQIPLMGEASRHLVGFANGVYDLNAKTFRAHKAEDWLTTHNGISYTPPLPGETPKAHAPIAKSVKPLASRQCCLWYWQTAMTGSFFGGNRHRGGSGKSVFTGIATLLAGEHNAESGSMAALDSAREREPFVGKSLITLPDQVRYVGAGAGIKTVTGSDSVLIDPKHLKPYSLVLKAVVIIIDNEPMSFLLNGKRASPDAV